GACCCAAGCTCACCCAAAAACGCTCACCCTGCCCTAACTAGCGTGATCGTAGATAAAGTGGTGCGCGACGACAAGGACTTTCAGCTAAAATACGACCCTAGCCACCCAGACGCAAATGCAAATGGCTACGTCGCATTTCCAAATATAAACCCAGTCATCGAGATGGCTGACTTGCTTGAGGCGACAAGGGCTTATCAAGCAAATGTAGCGTCATTTCAAAACGCAAAAACAATAGCACAAAGTGCGATATCACTTATTTCAGGACAAGCATAATGATAAATAGTATAAATTTAGATAAGCTAAACAAAAACGAAAATTCAAGCAAAATAGCAAAAGCAGGCGAAGAAGGCGGCTTTGAAAATGCACTAAACGACTCTTTAAAAGAGCTAAACAAAGTTCAAATAAACGCCGATAAAGCCATAGCTGATCTTGCAACTGGCGAAGTAAAAGACTTACACCAAGCAGCTATCGCCATAGGCAAAGCAGAGACTAGCATGAAGCTTATGCTAGAAATTCGCAACAAAGCACTAAGCGCATACAAAGAAATTTCAAGAACGCAAATTTAAGCCATTGAATGAATTCCAGAAAATCAAAAATAACCATACTTTTTTTATTAATTACTTTTGGAATTTCAATCTTTGTGCTTGTTATATTTTATAGAGCGAGCATCGAGCGAAAGCTTCCTAAGCTTCAAACAAGCGACGTAAATACCGCGATCCGTGGCAACATCGTCACTAAAGACGGCTTTAGCATCTCATCAAGCCAAAAACTCTACAAAGTGATGCTTGACACCAGAAACATCGATCCAAATAAAAAAGAGATGTTCATCAAGCTCTACTCGCTTTACAGCGGTGATGATCCAAACAAAGTAAGAAAGATCATAAACGGCACAAAAGGCCTTGTCACGCTCTCTTACAGTATTGACGCAAAGGGCGCTACTTATCTTCAGGAGCTTTCCAGAAAGCTAAACCGCAAGGGCATCTTAATCTCTTATCTTGACCCAAAAACTGGCCTTGCCTCATTTCAAGGTATGCGCGTGATGGAGAGCGGTCAAAACCGCAAATTTATGTCTAAAGACGCCCTTACGCCAGCCATTGGTTACGTGAGTAAAACAGAGAGCGACGCACTTACTAAAAGTAAAGGTGTAAAAGGGCTTGAGAGATACTACGAGGACTACCTAGCTCCGATACAAAACGCCAAAATCCTTGGTCCGCGCGATATCGGCAACAACATAATTTTAACCAGTGATTCAAATTTAGCAACAAGGGTTGATGGCTATAACGCAGTGCTTTCTATACCGCTTAAATTTCAAACAAAGCTAGAGCAAATTTTAGATGAAAAGCGCGAATTTCTAGATGCAAAAGAGCTAATCATCTGCATAATGAATAGCAAAAATGGCGAAATTCTAGCCCTAGCTTCTAGCTCAAGGTATGATCCTTCAAACATAAGAAAGCAAGATTACAGCGCGCTAAATTCGAGCGCAAGCGAGTATGCATACGAGGTTGGATCGGTTTTTAAGCCTTTTATCTTCTCCATACTACTTCAAGAAAAAAAGGTAAATCCTTTTGAGCTAGTAAATACCTATAACGGCCGCTATCAGCTAGGCAAAAGGATCATCAAGGACACCCACCCAGAGCCTTTTATGAGTGCTGAAGACATCATCGTGCACAGCTCAAACATCGGTATGATCCAGCTAGTAGATAGACTAAATGGCCCACAAATTTATCAAGGGCTTTTAAATTTTGGCTTTTCAAGAAAGACTGGCATCGACCTGCCATACGAGCAAGTGGGTATGATGCCAACGGTTACTAAACTAAATTCATCGACCTATAAAGCGACAGTTAGCTACGGATACGGCCTTCAAGCGACATTCATGCAGCTTTTGAAAGCTTATAACACCTTTAACAACAAAGGTATCGAGGTGACGCCGCACATGGTGGCATATCTTGAGCGAAATGGCAAGCGCTACGATCTGCCAAAAGCAGAGCCAGCTCAGGTCATTTCGCAAGAGACCGCAAAGATAATGAAGAGAATTTTGATAAAAACAGTTGAAAAAGGCACTGGCTTAAAGGCATTTACACCAGGTCTTGAGATAGGCGGAAAAACTGGCACCGCACACATCGCTTCTGGCAAAGGCGGATATAGCAACACCTATAATGGCTCGTTTTTTGGCTTCGTAAACGACACGAGAGGTAACAGCTACACGATAGGCGTTTTAGCAAGAGACCCTAAAAAGCCTTACTACTACTTTGGTGCGCAAAGTGCGTTGCCGACATTTAAAAAGGCCGTTGATCTAATGGTTGAAGATGGTTATTTGTTTCCAGATCCTAATGTCATAGCTGAGTTTGAAGCTAAAAAAGATAAGCTTAAAAATGATAAAGTAAAGCAAAAACCAGCGTTAGATTAAATTTAACTTCTAAGATATAAATATTAAATTTCAAATTTAGAGTTTAAAGTAGAAATTTGGATCTAGGCAAGCGGCCTAAATCCAGAATTTATGCAAGTCCAAGTTCATTTAAGACAGAGCTTAAATTTACAGAATTATTTGTATTTTTGCCAAGGCTATTTTGCTTCTCAAGCAGTGTTTGGCTAGTAAGTGCCATGTTTAGCTCTTTGCGGTAGTCACTTAAAATTTTATCCATTATTTTAAGTAGCTCATTTTTTTGATCCTGCGTTTTGGTCGGATCATTTATGCTTAAAAGCTCGGTTAGCTCCTCTTTTTTCTGAGCTATTTTCTCTTCTATCTTGTTTGAATTTAGCTCATTTATAAAGCCAGCAGCACCGATCTCTGTAAGCCTTTTCTTAAACTGCTCAAGCTTGTCTGAAACCTTTGCCTCGCTTGTGATCTTATCAAGCGTTAGACTTAAAATTTCATCAAAACTATTTTTTTTATCATTAGCTTTGCTTGAGCCTGACTGCAACAAATAATCGATAATATCGTTATTTTGAACCTTCATACATCTCCTTTTAAATTTGAGATGCTTTTTATAAGCAAGATTTATTCCTAAAGGCTAAATTCTCTAGCGTTTTTTGATTTTTCTAGGATAAAACTAGCAAATTCATCACTAAAATTTGGACACTCTACCACTTTATAAAAGCTAAAATTTAGCTCTTTTGCAAGCTTAGCGTACTCGATAACTAGCTCAAAAATGGTCTCAGAGTTATCTATACAAAAAGAGAGCGGATAGATAAGCACTTTTTTATTTTCACACTTTGCTAAAGCCTCATTTAGAGATGGCTCTAGCCATTTAACTGGGCCAAGACGCGACTGATAAGCAAGGCTTACATCTTTAAAATTTAACCCCTGCTCTTTTAGCATTTTGCTTAAAATTTGCACATGTTCGTTTATATGTTTTTCGTAGATATCGCCCTTTTCAATGATCTTGCGAGGTAAAGAGTGAGCTGAAAAGATGAGGCTAACATCGCTTATATCGGTATCTTTTATCGCTTCACGGATGTGGGAAATAATGATCTTATTGTAAGCGTCATCATCATAAAATGGCTCGCAAAGTGAAATTTTAGCTTTTAGTTTAAGCTTCTCTTTTGCCTTTTTAAAATCAGCTAGGCTCGAAGTTATCGTAGTTTGTGAGTGATGAGGATAGAGCGGCAAAAGAACTATCTCATCAAATTTTTCATACTTTTTAAGCACATCTTTTACAAATGGCGAAGTGTAGTTCATCGCAAAATCAACCGCGTCAAATTCGCTTTTAAGGCTTGAAATTTTCTCACAAAGCTTAGCTGTAAGCTCGCAAAGTGGCGACTTTCCGCCTATTTGCTCGTAGTTGTGCTTCGCAGTTTTTAGCCTACCTTTTGTGATCATGAAAGCTACAAATTTTCTTAAAAATTTATTTTTTATACCCAAAATATATGGGTCATTAAACATATTTGTTAAGAAAATTTCGACATCATCTAGGCTGTTTGCACCGCCCATATTTAAAAGCAAAAGAGCTTTTTTCATCAAAATAGTTCTCTTATTTTTATAGCGTCATCGATGTTTGAAAGTTCGCTGCTCTCGCCACTTTGGCAAAGATCGTAAAAGGCCTCGTATTGCGCTTTTAGCTCGCTATTATTTGTATCTATCTTTAAATTCATCTGTCCATTTTCGCTCACTTGATGAAGCTTGTGATCGATGAGATCGCCAAAATAGACGCCATTTTTCGCATTTACCTCTATCTTAAAGCGCTCTAGTGAGCCACAAAATGAGTCAGTGATATGCACTAGAATTTGATTTTTACTTTTAAAGCTTATCGCCACGTTATCGGCACTTTTGGCATTTGTCTTGTTTGTTTGAGTGTAGTAAAAGTCGCTGACTTCAGAATTTATGATATTTTTTGCTAGATCGATGTCTGAAACTGAGAGCTCATTTATGATATTTCCGTCGCAAAGTGGCTTAAAATGAGCGATAGAAATGCTATAAATTTCCTCTTCTTTTAAAAGTGCCTTTTTAAGTGACAAGATAGTTGGATTAAAACGCTCAGAAATTCCCGTGCAAACCCTAGTTTTGTTTGTTTTGGCGGCATATTTTATCTCTTTAAGATCTGCGATACTTTTAAAAACTGGGCGTGAGATGAGGATATTTTGACAATATTTTGCACACTGGCAAAATGCCTCCACCATCTCCTCTCTTGGCGAGCAAAGCACGACTGCTTGAGGCTGGGCAACCTCTATAAATTCTTTAAAATCAGTATAAAAATCAGCTCTGCAAAACTCATCAACATTGTCTTTGTCAAAAATGCCACAAATTTCAAACTCGTTTGAGCGTCTAAGCTCTAAATAATGTTTTTTACCTGTGCTGCAATAGCCGATAATGCCGATTTTTAGCTTCACATTCACCCTTTAAAACTTTAGAAATTTTTAATTATTTTATTTACAAATCGCTTTTAAATAGATAAAACAAGAGATAGTTTTCAAAATATCACTATTTTTTCTCTTTTTAGAATTTCGCAAACGAATTTTGGCTAAAATCAAGCAAAATTTTAAAACTAACGAGGATAAAAATGCAAAATTTAGATATAAGAAAGGCATATCTTGATTTTTTTAAATCAAAAGGTCACGAAGTAGTAGCTTCTGCGCCACTTGTGCCAAACGATGCAACACTGCTTTTTACAAATGCTGGCATGGTGCCATTTAAGAGCATTTTCACAGGCGAAGTGCCACGCCCAACACCACCTATCCGCACTAGCTGTCAGACCTGCATAAGGGCTGGCGGTAAGCACAACGACCTTGATAACGTCGGCTACACAGCGCGCCACCACACATTTTTTGAGATGCTTGGCAACTTTAGCTTTGGCGAATACTTCAAAAAAGAGGCGATCGCTTACGCTTGGGAATTTGTCACAGAAGTGCTAAAACTACCAAAAGATAAGCTTTATGTAACCGTTCACGAAAGCGACGATGAGGCGTTTGAAATTTGGAGCACTCACATCGCAAAAGAGAGAATTTACCGCTTTGGCGACCACGATAACTTCTGGCAAATGGGTGATACTGGACCATGCGGCCCTTGCAGTGAAATTTTTTACGATCAAGGGGCTGAACACTTTAACACACCAGAAGATTACATGGGCGGCGATGGAGATAGATTTTTAGAGATCTGGAACCTTGTTTTCATGCAGTATGAAAGAAGTGCGGATGGCAAACTAAGCCCGCTACCAAAGCCAAGCATCGATACAGGCATGGGGCTTGAGCGCGTTACTGCTATCTTGCAGGGTAAATTTAGCAACTACGACAGCACACTTTTTATGCCGCTTATCAATGAAGTGGCAAAGCTTTGCGGCAAGCCATACGTCTATGAAAGTGGTGCTAGCTACCGCGTCATAAGCGACCACATCCGCTCAGTCACATTTTTGCTAGCTCAAGGCACGACATTTGATAAAGAGGGCCGTGGCTACGTGCTTCGCCGTATCTTACGCCGTGCAATCCGCCATGGATACTTACTAGGCATAAAAGAGCCATTTATGTATAAGCTTGTCGATAAAGTTTGTGAGCTTATGGGCGGACACTACACCTATCTAAACGATAAAAAAGCGGCTGTAAAAGAGCAGATCAAACTTGAAGAAGAGAGATTTTTAGCGACTATCGCTAGTGGTTTAGAGCTATTTGAGAGTGAGCTTAAAAATACAAAAGAGATTTTTAGTGGAGAGGCTGCATTTAAGCTCTATGATACATTTGGCTTCCCACTTGATCTAACGGCTGATATGCTTAGAGAAAAGGGCTTAAAGGTCGATGAGGCAAGGTTTGATGAGCTTATGAGTGAGCAAAAAGCACGTGCAAAAGCTGCTTGGAAAGGCAGTGGCGACAAGAGTGCGAAGGGCGATTTTAAAGAGCTACTTGAGAAATTTGGCGAGAATAAATTTATAGGCTACGAAGAGCTTAAGAGTAAAAGTAAAATTCTAGCCCTACTTGATGAAGAATTTAAAAATGTAGATAGCCTAGATGCTGGCAAAGAGGGCTGGGTGATGTTTGATGTCACTCCATTTTACGCTCAAAGTGGCGGTCAGTGCGGCGATAGCGGTAAGATAGTAGGCAAAGCAAATGTGCTTGATACGCAAAAATTCCACGGACTAAATTTATCTTTAGTAAAAACTAACGCAGCGCTAAAAGTTGGCGACGAAGTTGAGCTTGAAGTGGGCAGCGATAGAGCAGAAACTGCACGTCATCACAGCGCTACACACTTGCTTCACGCAGCCCTTAGAAGCGTGCTTGGCACACACATCGCTCAAGCTGGCTCAAATGTCGAGGCAGATAGGCTAAGATTTGACTTCTCTCATCCAAAGGCGCTTACTAGCGAAGAAATTTCAAAGGTCGAAAACCTTGTAAATGAGTGGATCTTAAACGGCGCAAATGCAAAAACACAGGTTATGGAGCTTGAAGAGGCTAAAAAAAGCGGAGCGATCGCGCTATTTAACGAAAAATATGCCGACAAAGTAAGAGTTGTGAGCTTTGGCGATGTCAGCAAAGAGCTTTGCGGCGGCACACACGTGAAAAACATAGATGAGATCAGATCGTTTTTCATCACAAAAGAGAGCGGCGTAAGTGCTGGTGTTAGGCGTATAGAGGCTGTTTGCTCAAGGGCTGCGCTAAATTTAGCAAGGTCGTTTAGAGCTGAGCTTGAAGAGCTAAAAGACGAGCTAAAAAGCACAGAGCCACTAAATGCCGTTAAGAAACTAAAAGGCGAGATAAAGGGCTTAAAAGATAAGCTAAAAAACGCTAAAAGCTCTCAGGAGTTAGCCTTTACAAATGTAAATGAAACTAAACTTTGTGTGGCACACATCGATGGTGGCGACATAAAAACTTTGATAGATGAGTTTAAAAATGGGCACGAAAAGGCTGCTATTTTGCTGATCCAAACAGATGAAGAGGGTAAAATTTCTCTTGCAGCTGGCGTGAAAAATGCTCCATTAAAAGCTGGCGCTTGGGTTAAATTTGCAGCGCAAATTCTAGGCGGTAATGGCGGCGGCAAAGACGACTTTGCAACAGCTGGCGGCAAAAACGCTCTAGCCATCGAAGACGCCATAAAAAGCTCACTTGAGTATGCAAGGCAAGCTTTAGAAAAATGATTCATCAAGAGATCGCTTTTTTTAAATTTGATCAACTAATCATCTTCTTGCACATTAGTTTCGTAGCTCTTTTTATAGGACTACAAGCTGGTTTGGTGCTTACTGGAAGCTATTTTATAAAAAATAAATTTGAAGATAAAGAGCGCTATCACATCTTGCTTCACATCATAAGACGCTTTGGACTAGCCATCTTTGCGCTAGTTCTTGGCATCGCACTAACTAGTTTAATAATGATCTTTTACTTTGATGATGGCAAAATGCAAAATCCGATGGCAAGTGCCATAGTAGCGACCAAATGGGCGATAGAGCTATTTTTACTCTTAAATTTAAGCTATATCTTTTATAGATACAAAAAGGCTTTAAAAACTCTAAGATCGCACGAGATGATCGAGTTAAACGAGAGCCTAATCGTCATCATCTACTACTTCACACCGCTAAATTTACTAGCCTCGCTTGCGGCTGTCTATCTTGGCGTGAGCTATAGGGGCTTTTGATGATCACTCTTGCTTCTAGCTCGCCAACAAGGGCAAATTTACTAAAAGATACTGGGATAGAATTTAAACAAATTTCTTGCAGCTTTGATGAGAGCATGATAGCTAAGAGCCTAAGACCAGAAATTTACGTCCAAAACGTCGTAAAAGCTAAAAAAGAGCAGTTTTTAAAGGCAAATGGCAAGCTTTTAAATTTACTCTTTGCAGATAGCTGTGTGGCTTGTGGGGATAAAATTTTAGGCAAGGCAAAGGATGAAAACGAGGCACTTGCTATGCTAAATTTACAAAGTGGCAATGAGTGTAGCGTCTATACGGCGATGATATTTTTAGGCGAATTTGAGCTTATAAATGTAAGCAAGACTACATATAAATTTGCTAAATTTAGCGAGCAAGATCTAAAAAGCTACCTAGAAAGTGGCGAGTGGCAAGGCAAAGCTGGAGCCATGACGATAGAAAATTTTAATAAAAAATACATCATCTCCCAGCACGGCGAGACAAGCACAGCAATGGGGCTAAATTTAAAAATATTAAAGGCATTTTTATGAAATATATCTTGGCATTTATCTTTGTAGTTGCCATCGCACTTGGCGGAGCGTTTTTATACTTTTATTCGCAGGTGAGATTTGACGCTTATACCATCATCGACTACAAGCCAAAGCTTGCGACACAAATTTTTGATAGAAACAACGAGCTTATCGCAAATATCTTTGAAGAAAACAGAATTTACGTAAAGTATAACGACATCCCGCCACGTGTCATCGAAGCGCTCGTGGCTATCGAGGACACGAGCTACTTTGAGCACGGCGGTATCAACGTAGAAGCCATGGCAAGAGCAGCGATAAAGGATATCAAAGCTAGAAAGCTAGTAGAAGGCGCATCTACGCTAACTCAGCAGCTCATAAAAAACCTAGCCCTAAGCCGCGAGAAGAAATTTACAAGAAAGATAAAAGAGGTCGTGCTTGCTATGAAGCTTGAAAGCGAGCTTAGCAAAGAGGACATCATCGAAAGATACCTAAATCACGTATATTTCGGGCACGGCTACTACGGCATCAAAACAGCTGCGGAGGGATACTTTAGAAAAGAACTAAATGAGCTAAGCATAAAAGAGATAGCGATGCTAGTTGGCATGCCAAAAGCGCCAAGCACCTATGATCCTACAAAGCACCTTGACCTCTCACTTAGCCGCGCGAACAGGGTACTTGAGAGGATGTATAGCATCGGCTGGATAAACGAAGATGAGTACCGCAAGGGCGTGCTTGAAGAGCCAGCAGTCTTTGACGATACGCTAACACGCAATAAAGCCCCTTACGTGGTCGATGAGATCATAAAAGAGGCTTCAAAGAAATTTGACGATATAAAAACTGGTGGTTACAAGATACAAAGCACCGTCGATCTAAACGTGCAAAAGATCGCTCAAGACGCTCTAGTCTATGGCTACAATGAAATTTTAAAAAGAGATAAAAAGGCAAATCCAGAGATGCTAAATGGCGCTATCGTCGTCACTCATCCACAAAGCGGACAAATTTTAGCTCTGATTGGCGGCATCGACTACGCAAAAAGTAGCTACAACCGCGCCACCCAGAGCAAGCGTCAGCCAGGATCAAGCATTAAGCCATTTATCTATCAAATAGCGCTTGATAGCGGCTACTCTGTCGTCTCTCAGGTAGCTGACATCGCTAGGACGTTTGACATGGGCAATGGCAAAGAGTGGACGCCAAAAAACTATAGTGGCGGCTTTCAAGGCTACATCACGATAAAATCAGCCTTAACCCAGTCTCGCAACCTCGCAACCATAGATTTACTAAACGATCTTGGTCTTAGCTCGGTTCGCAAACAGCTTACAGATATGGGCTTTAACGACATCCCTGAAAATTTATCAATCGCACTTGGTAGCTTTGGGATTTCGCCACTTGACTTTGCGAAATTTTACTCGATGTTTCCAAACGATGGCGAAGTGGTCGAGCCTACGCTCATTAAGCATATAGAAAATAGCTTTGGCGCGTCGATGGACTATGAGCCACAAAAGAAGCAGGTGCTAAAACCTGAGCAGGCATTTTTGATGACTACCTTGCTTCAAAACGTCGTAAACAACGGCACCGGACGCAACGCAAAGGTAAATGGCATCCAGATCGCTGGCAAGACTGGCACGTCAAACAACAGCATCGATGCTTGGTTTTGTGGCTATTCGCCTGATATCGAGGCCATCATCTGGTACGGAAACGACGATAACAGCCCTATGAAAAAGGTCGAGGGTGGCAGCAGAACAGCGGCGCCTGTCTTTAAGAAATTTATGGAGGGCTATATCAAGCTCTACCCTACCCTAAGACGTGCATTTGAACAGCCTGATGGTGTCTATAAAGGATACTACAACGGCGCTGATGAGTACTACACAAACGACTCACCGTTGCCGCAAAATACGCCAACAAATGACATTATTCAAGATCAAGAAAACGATGGATTATTATTTTAGGAGATAAGATGAAAAATTTAAAAATTTTACTTTGTCTAGCGCTTGCAGGCCTTGCATACGGCGCTGATCTAAACACAGCTAGTAAGAGCGAGCTAATGAGCCTTGGGCTAAACAAAAGCCAGGCACTAAACGTCATAAAGTATAGAAAAGCTCATAAATTTACAAGTGTCGAGGAGCTTGAGAAGGTTCAGGGCATCGGCTTTAACGACATGCAAAATGTCAAAGAAAAGCTTAGTGTAAAAGATAGCCAAAAGGCGAAAAAGGCTGAGCCCAAAAAGAAGTCAAAAAGCAAAAAACTAAAAAGCAAGAAAAAGAAAAAATAATTCTTCTTTTATAAATTTCTAGCCATTTACATTTTAGCTCTATCATTACGCCCCTGAAAGAAGGTGGCTAGAGTGCTAAACATCGACAAAATAAGACATATAAGCTTTGTAAAATTTTTAATTTTATTTGTAGCTTATATGTTTTTCATAAACTACATATTTTTATTTAAGGGCGTGTTTTTAGGGTTTTATAGGGCGACACTTTATCTTTTTCTATACTGCTTTTTGCTCTACTTAGCATATTTTTTCTTTTACTCTTTGCTGGAGTTTTTTGCATTTTGCTTGTGCCATTTTTGTTAAAACCTCTTGCTATCTTTCTCATCATGATTAGCAGCATATCTGCTTACTTTATGCAAGCTTATGGCGTCATTATAGATAAAGGCATGCTATTAAAGCCTTGCATATATGTAGCGCTTGTAAAGATTAGCTATGGTAGTTTTAAAAATGCGCTTAGATCAAGAGTAAAAATAGCCCTTAGCACTTTAGCAAGTGCAGCTATAATCTTTGCACTCATGTCTAAAATTTTTATACCATTTTTTAGAGAGCATAACGTCTCAAGCGTTTTACTCCCATACTATCCTATCTACTCTGGTATAAGACTAGCAAAGTCTTTGGCGCAAAAACCGCTGCCTTTTACCTACGTGGCAGGTGACGCAACGCTTACTAACGATAAAGCGAGAAAATTTTAGCAACCGTGAGGCTAAGGCTCGTGAAAATTTAGTTGATATCATCAATAAACTTGGCATAAAAACATACTTTTTTGGCAATAATAGTGGCGGCTGCAAGGGCGTTTGCGACAACCTTGATCAAAACCACACTTCAGAGCACAAAGCAGAAGGTTTTGATGAAGTGATATTTGATGAGGCAAAAAAGGTCATAAAAGATGCAAACTCCACTACCTTTATCGTGCTACATTTGCAAGGCTCGCATGGTCCTATCTACTACAAAGGCTATCCAAGTAAATTTAAAGAATTCACCCCAACCTGCGACACTGCCGAGCTAAACAAATGCACGCCAGATGAGATAGCAAACACCTATGACAACACCATTTTATACGAGGACTATCTACAAAGTGAGCTGATAAACGCCCTTGAAGCAAAAAAAGCTAAATTTGAAGTCACTATGTTCTTTTTCTCAGATCATGGAGAGAGCCTGGGTGAAAATGGTATATATTTACACGGACTGCCTTACTCCATCGCTCCAGACGAGCAAAAACACATCCCAGCCATTATCTTTTCAAGCGATAGCGAGCTTTTAAAAAGGCTAAAAACTAGAAAAGGCGAAAGTCTTTCGCATGATTTTGTCTTTAGCTCAGTTCTTGGATATTTTGGGGTGAAAACTAAGGCTTATGAGCCAGAATTTGATATTTTTAGGCAGTAAATTTAAAAGCCAGCCTAGGCAAAGCCCGAAGCTGGCGCAAATTTAAAAGCTGATCTCTTTTATATCAGCTACTTTTAATATCTCGCTATAAATTTGACCAATGATCGCGACGCGGTTATTTCGCACTTTCTCGTTTTTAACGTTTATCATAACTTTGTCAAAAAACTCATCTATCTGCGGCTTTAGTGCAAATAGCGCTTTTAGCCTTGGCTCGTAGGCTAGGCTCTTATCAACCGCTTTAAACGCCTCATTTAAGGCCTTTTCAGCATCTATCTCAAAGAGGCTCTCATCGACCTTGCTAAATTTATCATCTTTTATGATGTTTGCAAGGCGTTTAAATGTCGAGAAATTCTCTCTAAAATTTGGCTCGCTTGAAATTTTAGCAAGCGCCTCTATCATCTTAGTTAGCTCCAAGATGTCCTTTTCGCCGCTTTTTATGCACGCTTTTACGATAGAAGCGTTTGCGTCAAAGAAGGTGTAGAGCCTATCAAGGATGAAATTTATAAGCACCTCAACGTCAAATTTCTTATACTCTTTTGCGACATCTTCTAAAATTTCTTTTACGTTAAATTTCAAATTATGAGCCAAAACGATCTTTATCACACCATTTGCTGCGCGCCTTAGAGCGTATGGATCTTTCGTGCCGCTTGGGATTTTGCCGATGCTAAAAAGTCCCATTAGCGTATCAAGCTTATTTGAAAGCGCCACAACCGAGCTAAAGACCTTGCTTGGGCACTGCGCCTCCTCGCCGTCTGGCAGATACTGCTCTTTTATAGCTAAAACGACATTTTCGTCCTCATTTTTAGCCTTTGCGTAGTAAGCACCCATGACGCCTTGAAGCTCGGTAAATTCATAAACCATCTGTGTTGTAAGGTCAGCCTTGCTTAGCATTACAGCTCGCTCTAGCTTCGCTTCATACTCGCCAGCCTCTTTTTTAAGTGGCTCATCATAGTTGCAAGCTAGTTTTTTAGCCACTTTTAGCTCTCTAAGCTCCTTTTCATAGATACTTCCAAGCTCTTTTAGATAGGTTATATTTTTTAGTTTTTCTGGGCCAAATTCGTGCGCTAGGTCGCTTTGCCAAAAGAACATCGCGTCGCTTAGCCTTGCTCTTAACACCTTTTCGTTACCCTTAATGATGAGTGAGTAGTCTTGCGTGATGGCGTTACTAACGACAACGAAGCCATTTGCGAGCTTGCCATCTTTAAAGACTGGGAAGTAGCGCTGATTTTCTTTCATCGATGTGATGATGACCTCGCTTGGCACCTCCAAAAACTCCTCTTCAAACGAGCCAAGAAGCGCTGTTGGATACTCTGTGATCGCCACCACTTCAGCTAGCAGCTCTTTATCGATCTCGATCTTTAGCCCACTTTTTTGACTGATCTTTTCAAATTCATCAAGGATTATTTTCTCTCTCTCATCCGCTTCAAGCACGACGCCACGGCTCTTTGAGCCTTCAAAATACTCTTTTATATTTGAAATTTTTATCTTGTCGTAGCTAATGCTTCTGTGAGGATAGGTAGAGTTACTGCTCTCTACGCCAAATTTGTTAAATTTAATGACCTCATCTCCAAGCAAGCATAAAAACGATCTTATCGGGCGGATAAACTCAAATTTGCCGTTGCCCCAGCGCATAGACTTGCCAAAGCTAAGGCTCTTTA
This genomic stretch from Campylobacter concisus harbors:
- a CDS encoding transglycosylase domain-containing protein, which translates into the protein MKYILAFIFVVAIALGGAFLYFYSQVRFDAYTIIDYKPKLATQIFDRNNELIANIFEENRIYVKYNDIPPRVIEALVAIEDTSYFEHGGINVEAMARAAIKDIKARKLVEGASTLTQQLIKNLALSREKKFTRKIKEVVLAMKLESELSKEDIIERYLNHVYFGHGYYGIKTAAEGYFRKELNELSIKEIAMLVGMPKAPSTYDPTKHLDLSLSRANRVLERMYSIGWINEDEYRKGVLEEPAVFDDTLTRNKAPYVVDEIIKEASKKFDDIKTGGYKIQSTVDLNVQKIAQDALVYGYNEILKRDKKANPEMLNGAIVVTHPQSGQILALIGGIDYAKSSYNRATQSKRQPGSSIKPFIYQIALDSGYSVVSQVADIARTFDMGNGKEWTPKNYSGGFQGYITIKSALTQSRNLATIDLLNDLGLSSVRKQLTDMGFNDIPENLSIALGSFGISPLDFAKFYSMFPNDGEVVEPTLIKHIENSFGASMDYEPQKKQVLKPEQAFLMTTLLQNVVNNGTGRNAKVNGIQIAGKTGTSNNSIDAWFCGYSPDIEAIIWYGNDDNSPMKKVEGGSRTAAPVFKKFMEGYIKLYPTLRRAFEQPDGVYKGYYNGADEYYTNDSPLPQNTPTNDIIQDQENDGLLF
- a CDS encoding 3-isopropylmalate dehydratase; its protein translation is MIHQEIAFFKFDQLIIFLHISFVALFIGLQAGLVLTGSYFIKNKFEDKERYHILLHIIRRFGLAIFALVLGIALTSLIMIFYFDDGKMQNPMASAIVATKWAIELFLLLNLSYIFYRYKKALKTLRSHEMIELNESLIVIIYYFTPLNLLASLAAVYLGVSYRGF
- the maf gene encoding septum formation inhibitor Maf, translating into MITLASSSPTRANLLKDTGIEFKQISCSFDESMIAKSLRPEIYVQNVVKAKKEQFLKANGKLLNLLFADSCVACGDKILGKAKDENEALAMLNLQSGNECSVYTAMIFLGEFELINVSKTTYKFAKFSEQDLKSYLESGEWQGKAGAMTIENFNKKYIISQHGETSTAMGLNLKILKAFL
- the alaS gene encoding alanine--tRNA ligase, which codes for MQNLDIRKAYLDFFKSKGHEVVASAPLVPNDATLLFTNAGMVPFKSIFTGEVPRPTPPIRTSCQTCIRAGGKHNDLDNVGYTARHHTFFEMLGNFSFGEYFKKEAIAYAWEFVTEVLKLPKDKLYVTVHESDDEAFEIWSTHIAKERIYRFGDHDNFWQMGDTGPCGPCSEIFYDQGAEHFNTPEDYMGGDGDRFLEIWNLVFMQYERSADGKLSPLPKPSIDTGMGLERVTAILQGKFSNYDSTLFMPLINEVAKLCGKPYVYESGASYRVISDHIRSVTFLLAQGTTFDKEGRGYVLRRILRRAIRHGYLLGIKEPFMYKLVDKVCELMGGHYTYLNDKKAAVKEQIKLEEERFLATIASGLELFESELKNTKEIFSGEAAFKLYDTFGFPLDLTADMLREKGLKVDEARFDELMSEQKARAKAAWKGSGDKSAKGDFKELLEKFGENKFIGYEELKSKSKILALLDEEFKNVDSLDAGKEGWVMFDVTPFYAQSGGQCGDSGKIVGKANVLDTQKFHGLNLSLVKTNAALKVGDEVELEVGSDRAETARHHSATHLLHAALRSVLGTHIAQAGSNVEADRLRFDFSHPKALTSEEISKVENLVNEWILNGANAKTQVMELEEAKKSGAIALFNEKYADKVRVVSFGDVSKELCGGTHVKNIDEIRSFFITKESGVSAGVRRIEAVCSRAALNLARSFRAELEELKDELKSTEPLNAVKKLKGEIKGLKDKLKNAKSSQELAFTNVNETKLCVAHIDGGDIKTLIDEFKNGHEKAAILLIQTDEEGKISLAAGVKNAPLKAGAWVKFAAQILGGNGGGKDDFATAGGKNALAIEDAIKSSLEYARQALEK
- a CDS encoding helix-hairpin-helix domain-containing protein, with protein sequence MKNLKILLCLALAGLAYGADLNTASKSELMSLGLNKSQALNVIKYRKAHKFTSVEELEKVQGIGFNDMQNVKEKLSVKDSQKAKKAEPKKKSKSKKLKSKKKKK